In Actinobacillus equuli, the genomic stretch ATAACGGACTAAATCCACTAAGCTGTCTAATACCAGATCGGCTTTCGCTTCGCCTTCTGCGGTAACCGCTTTACCGGTACGTACTAACACTTTTGTTTTCACGCCAGCAGCTTCAGCCGCTAACAGATCTTCTAATTTATCGCCGACCATATACGACTGAGCCGGATCAATATCCAAATCGGCAATCGCTTGAGTAAACATTCCAGCTTTCGGTTTACGACAATCGCAATCTTCTTTATATTCGCCTTTGCCTTCCGGGTGATGCGGACAATAGTAGATACCGTCTAACACAACCCTGTAATCTTCATCCAGCGACCAATCCATCCATTCCGTTAATTGATTAAATTGCTCTTCACTGAAATAGCCGCGCGCAATACCGGATTGATTGGTGACCAATACCAATAGATAACCTTTATCTTGTAGCTGCTTTAACGCCTTGCCGACACCCTCAATAAATTGAAAATCGTCAATTTGATGTACATAACCGTGATCAATATTGATCGTACCGTCACGATCTAAAAATATCGCTTTATTCGCCATTATTTCGTTCCTTTTACAAAATCAACCACCATTTGATGATGCTCACCGGTTTTGAATTTATCGAATACTTGCTCAATTATGCCCTGTTCATTCACTAAAAAACTGATACGGTGAATGCCGTCATAGGTTCTGCCCATAAATTTTTTCTCGCCCCATACACCGAATGCTTCGGCAACTTGGTGATCCGCATCAGACAATAGCGTGAAATTCAGTGCTTTTTTCTCGACAAATTGCGCTAATTTTTTCGGTAAATCTGGGCTAATGCCTAACACCACCACATTTAATTCCTCTAATTCCGACTTACTGTCACGTAAGCCGCAAGCTTGTGTAGTGCAGCCTGGGGTTAAGGCTTTCGGATAAAAATAAACCAGCACTTTTTTACCGGCAAATTGGCTAAGTGAAACCGGTTGTTCGTGCTGATCTAACAAAGTAAATTGAGGCGCTTGCTCGCCTGCTTTAAGTGTATTCATTGCAAAAAATTCCTAAAAAAAGACCGCTTGTATTCTACTACAAGCGGTCAAATCTTTGAATTTTTTTGCAAAAGCTATTCTAAAAAACCTTCCAATAATTCATTTAAAAATAGCTTACCGTGCTGGGTGATCTGCCAATATTTTTCGGTTTCCGTGATGTAATTTTTGCTTAATGCCCAATCCATCGTTGGTCTAACGATTTCACGATCAAGACCGGTGTAGAACTCAAATTCTTGTTTTGGGGTCGCTTCCAATAAGCGGAAACGATTCATAAAAAATTCAAACGGACGATCAGCAAGCTCAATCAAATCTTGGCTGTAGCGATATTCGCCTCGCATATAGCCTTTCGGATGTTTGGTTTTGCTGAAGCGGTAAATTTCGCCGGTCGGATAACTAATCTTACCGTGCGCTCCGCAACCAATCGCCAAATAGTCGCCAAAACGCCAATAATTGAGGTTATGACGGCATTGATAACCTTTTTTCGCATACGCCGAAGTTTCATACTGCTCATAGCCGGCGGCGGTGAGTAACTGATGACCTTGCTCGAAAATATCCCATAATTCGTCATCGTCCGGTAAAGTCGGCTGGCGATAATAAAACATTGTGTTCGGCTCAATGGTTAATTGATACCACGATAAATGTGGTGGTGCGAGCGCAATCCCCTGTCGTAAATCGTCCAGTGCTTGTGCCACCGATTGATTCGGTAAGCCGTGCATTAAGTCGATATTAAAACTTTGCAAACCGGATTTTGCAGAATTTTGTGCAAAAATGACCGCTTGTTTCGCTTCATTTGAATCATGGATTCGCCCGAGTTTGAGCAGTTTTTCCGGCTCGAAACTTTGGATCCCCATCGAAATACGTGTTACTCCACCCTGTGCATAGCCCAGAAAGCGTTCCGCTTCCGCCGTACCGGGATTCGCCTCTAGGGTAATCTCAATATTCTCTTCAAACGGAATACGCTTTTCGACTTCTGCCAACAGATAAGCAATCCCCTCTGCCGAAAACAGACTTGGTGTGCCGCCGCCAATAAAAATCGAATGAATTTTGCGATCACCGATTGCCGCCTGATAAGCGGTCAAATCTTGCGATAAATCTGCAAGTAAATGTTGAATATATTCCGCTTCCGGAATCACACCTTTTTGCGCATGTGAATTGAAATCGCAGTACGGACATTTTTGTACGCACCACGGAATATGGATATAAAGACTTAATGGAGGAAGGGCTAAATTCACGTTCTAACTACTATCATTAAATAAAAATGATGATAACGAAAACTCTTCACGCTGAAAAGCAAAGTTTTCTGTGAGAGAGATCACAAATCTAATATTCTTACCTTTACCGTCGGAACCAAACTGTTATGATTAATTCAATCCATTTTTACAAGTAAATTTGATAAATTCACTTCACAAAAATTTGTAAAAAAGAATTTCCGTGATCGTTCGGCGAAAAGTTTTACCGAACAATTTAATTATCCTATTACTAACGAGGTGTTTTATGGCTTCTCATTTTGATTATAGTGAATCTCGCCGCCATTTTATGAAACTCATGGCTGGAGTTGGAGCCGGTTTTGCGTTTTCCGGTACATTAGGCACTTTTTCAAATAGCGCTTTTGCTGCTACAGGTAAAAGTATTGAAGCGGGAATCGCTTATCCGATTTCTACCGGATTCGATCCTCTCACATCAAGTGGTGCATCATCATTAGCGGCTAACTTACATATTTTCGAAGGCTTAGTGGATTTACATCCGGCAACTCGCCAGCCTTATTTAGCTTTAGCGGCAAAAGAACCTGAACAAAAAGATGAGGTAACTTACCACATTACTTTACGTGAAGGCGCGACTTTCCACGATGGTAAACCCGTTACTACCGAAGATGTGGTTTACTCATTTGAACGTGTATTAGATCCAGCTAAAGCCTCACTATTCGCCCAATTTATTCCGTTTATCGCTTCGGTAAAAGCGCTTGACGATAAAGTGGTTGAATTTAAATTAAAATATCCGTTTGCCTTATTTAAAGAACGTTTAACCATTGTCAAAATCGTACCGAAACATATCGTAGAAGCCGGTCAATCTGCGTTTGATGCTAAACCTATCGGTTCCGGTCCTTATAAATTTGTGTCTGCGACCAAAGACGATCGCATTGTCTTTGAAGCCAATACCGCTTATAACGGTATTTATCCGGCTAAAGTAGATAAAATGACCTGGTTCTTATTATCAGACGATGCAGCTCGTGTGACCGCACAAGAATCCGGACGCGTACAAGCGATTGAATCCGTACCGTATCTCGATGCGGAACGCCTAAAACGTAAAGGAAAAGTGGAATCGGTGCAATCATTCGGATTACTGTTCTTAATGTTTAACTGTGAAAAAGCACCGTTTGATAATCCGAAAGTACGCCAAGCGTTACATTATGGCTTAGATACACAAAAATTAATCGATATTGTGTTCTTAGGCAATGCGAAAGCGGCAAGTTCTTATGTCCAAGACACCCATCCTGATTATGTAAAAGCTGCCAGCCAATATGATTTTGATAAAGCGAAAGCCGAAGCGCTTCTAGCAGAAGCCGGTATAACCTCATTAACCTTCGAATTACTGGCAACCGACCACGCTTGGGTGAAAGAATGCGCGCCACTTATTCTTGAGTCTTGGAACGCATTAAAAGGCGTAAAAGTTAGTTTGAAACACCTACAATCCGGTGCGCTTTATGGTGCTCATGTGGATAAAGGTGCATTCGAAGTGGTTATTGCACCGGGCGATCCGTCTGTGTTTGGTAACGACTTAGATTTATTACTCAGCTGGTGGTACCGTGGTGATGTTTGGCCGAAACGCCGTTTCCGTTGGGCGAATACACCGGAGTATGCCGAAGTGCAAAAATTACTTGATGAGGCTGTCCGCGCTAAAACGCCACTTGATGCAAAAGCCGCATGGGAAAAAGCGATCAATATTATTGCACAACAAGTGCCGCTTTACCCGATTGTACACCGTAAATTACCGACCGCATGGAGCGATAAATCTCTCACCGGTTTCCAACCGTTACCGACCACGGGCTTATCATTCCTTGGCGTAGAACGTAAATAACACTGACTTATTGCGGCAACGGATGTTGCCGCCTTCCTCTTAGATTTAAGCGATTGGTAAAAAAATGCTTAAATTTAACCGCTTGTACCCTTTCTAATAAAAACGGAGAATAAAATGGAAATTGTACTTCGCCTTTTACTGCGCCGTTTAATGGCATTGCCTATCATGATTTTAGGTGTTACCGCCTTAGTTTTTTTAGTCTTACAATTCACACCCGGTGATCCCGCCACAGTTGCCTTAGGTGAAAGTGCAACCGAAGCTGCCAAAGAGATCTATCGCGAACAACACGGTTTAAATGATCCGGTGATTGTTCAATATTTCCGTTTTCTCGGAAATTTGTTAGTACTGGATTTCGGTATGACTACGCCACCGGAACAGCCGATTATTGATATGATTGCCAAAGCATTTCCGCTCACGCTACAGCTCACTTTTATCGGGGTATTTTTAGCAGCAATCGTCTCTTTTTCTTTAGGTATTCTTGCCGCACTTTATCGTGATCGTTGGATAGACCAAGTAATTCGCCTAGTTTCGGTAGCTGCGGTTGCCACACCGTCTTTCTGGCTTGGTATCTTACTGATTCAATACTTTTCTTTAAAACTGGATTGGTTACCGTCCGGCGGTTTTGTATCGTTCAGTGAGGATCCGAACGAATATTTCCGTTCGATGATTTTACCGTCACTTGCGCTTGCCGTACCGGTTTGTGCCTCATTAATTCGTGTCGTGCGTACCACAATGGTGGAAGAAATGGATAAAGATTACGTGCGTACCGCAATTGGTAATGGTGTGCCTTACTCAACCGTGATTCGTCATAATGTCTTACGAAACGCATTAATCACACCGGTGACCGTACTTGGTTTACGGGTCGGCTATTTACTCGGTGGTGCGGTAGTGATTGAACAAATCTTCGATCTTCCGGGTATGGGTAAACTTATCTTTAACGGTATCGTGAACCACGACTTACACTTAGTGCAAGGTGTGGTGCTTACTATCGCCTTTACCTTCGTATTAGTTAATATCATTGTTGATATTCTCTATTTGCTCATCAATCCAAAAATTCGGAGTCTATAATGTTTCGTCAAGGATTAGCCGCTCGACTAGCTAACGGTGGCGCTAGATTTAGAGCATTATCAACCAGTTCAAAAATTGCATTGATTTTCATCTTATTTGTGGCTTGCATTGCAATTTTAGCCCCGATTGTTGCCCCGTATGATCCATTACAAACCCTTCGACCGGTACAAGCACCAAGCGGTGACTATCTATTCGGTACCGATCGTTTAGGGCGTGATATTTTCTCCCGTATGGTTTGGGGGGCGAGAACTTCACTCTTTATCGGTTTAGGCGCGGTAGGTGTCGCCATCTTGTTTGGTGGCATTCTAGGTGCAACCGCCGCAACCGCAGACAAATTCGGTAACGAAGTGATCATGCGTTTAATGGATATTTTGATGGCATTCCCGGGCATTGCTCTTGCCGCAGTATTACTTGCGACCTTTGGTAACTCCGTTCCGGTGATTATCATTACCATAGCGGTCGTTTATACGCCGCAACTTGCAAGGGTGGTACGTGCGAATGTCGTATCCCAATGGGAAGAAGATTATGTGCGTGCCGAACGCGTGTTAGGCGGTAGCCGTACTTATATTTTAGTTAAACACGTTGTACGTAATACTGCCGCACCGGTATTAGTGTTTGCCACGGTAATGGTGGCGGATGCAATCGTATTTGAAGCTTCACTTTCATTCTTAGGTGCCGGCGTACAACCACCGTTCCCGTCTTGGGGTAATATTTTATCGGAAGGACGCAACCTTGTTTTAAGTGGCTTCTGGTGGGCGACAACTTTTGCTGGAATTATGATTCTGCTTACCGTATTAGCATTAAATATCTTGGCGGAAGGTTTAACCGATGCGTTAGTTAATCCAAAACTAAAAAGCTCACCAAAAACCAAAGAAGATGTCGCAAAACCGCTTTCAACCGATGTGCAAGAAGCGATGGCGGAAACACTCGCTTTAAAACGTTATTTGCTGAAATTACATGAGAAAGAAACGACTCGCACAGATCGCATGCAATTAAATACAAATGCGAAACCGATTTTACAAGTGAAAAATTTATCGATTCGCTTCCCGAATCGTTACGGTGAAATTCCGCTGGTTGATAACATCAGCTTTACCGTACATGAAGGCGAAACAATGGGCTTAGTCGGTGAATCCGGTTGCGGTAAATCAATTACCGCCTTCTCTATCATGGGCTTATTACCGAAAACCGCTCAAATCACCGGTGAAATCTTATTTACCGATCGTAGCGGTAAACAGCACAATTTACTTAAATCTGATCAATTAAATGAGCTTAGAGGTCATGAAATTTCAATGATTTACCAAGATGCGTTAAGTGCGCTTAACCCGTCTATGCGAATCAAAGACCAAATGGCACAGCTGATTAGCCGAGGTGGAAAACAAAGCGCAGAAACCTTATTACAATGGGTAAAACTCGATCCGGAAAAAACACTTAACCGTTATCCGCACGAGCTTTCAGGCGGACAGCGCCAACGTGTATTGATTGCAATGGCACTCGCTCGTGAGCCTAAATTATTAATCGCCGATGAACCGACCACTGCGCTCGATGTTGTAGTACAAGCCGAAGTGATCAAACTCTTAAATGAATTACGTGAAAAACTAGGTTTTGCGATGGTGTTCGTCAGCCACGATCTCGCACTCGTTGCACAAATGGCACACCACATCACGGTCATGTATGCAGGTCAGGTGGTTGAAGCGGCACCGACTACACCGCTCTTAGCAAATCCGACCCACGAATATACGCGTGGTTTACTCGGTTCGGTTCTCTCAACCGAATTACGTGCCGAACGCTTATATCAAATTCCGGGCAGCGTACCGTCACCGTTCGACTTTGCGAAAGGTGACCGCTTCGCCAGCCGTTCATTACGTCCGGAAGCGGATCCGGAGCAACATTTACAACTGGTTGCTACTGATGATCATCCACAACATTTTTGGGCATCACATTTAGCAACACAAGAAAAACGCGTGGAGGGATAAATCATGAGTATGAAAGTGTTAAAAGAACAACCGATTCTTGAGTTATCCGATATTGTGATGCAATTTGCATCTCGAGACGGTACTTTGTTTAATCCGAAAAAATTCACAGCGGTAGATAATGTCAGTTTATCAATCTATGCAGGGGAAACGGTCGGGTTAGTCGGTCAATCCGGCTGCGGTAAATCGACCTTAGCCAGTATTATGATCGGTTTGCAAAAACCGACTTCCGGCACGGTTAAATTTAACGGCTTACAAATGAAATATGGTAGCACCGAAGCCCGTAAACAGTTCGGTCGTCAAGTTTCAGTGATTTTCCAGGATCCGGCAACCGCGCTCAATCCTCGTATGCGTGTATTGGATATTTTAAAAGATCCGATGGATATTCATAACGTATTGCAACCGCACGAACGAGAAAAACGAGTGTACGAATTACTCTCTCGAGTCGGTTTACCTCGTTCCGCCGCTTTAGTTGAGCCGACCCGTTTATCCGGCGGTCAAAAACAACGTGTCGCCATTGCCAGAGCCTTAGCGCTCAACCCTAAACTGATTGTTGCCGATGAACCGACTTCCGCACTTGACGTATCGGTACGAGCACAAGTGTTAAATTTACTTGCTGATCTTAAAAAAGAGCTGAATCTGGCGATGGTGTTTATCTCCCACGATTTACAAACCGTGCATCAAGTTTCGGATCGCATTGTGGTGATGAACGGCGGAAAAGTGGTGGAAACCGGTAGTTCAAGCGAAGTATTCAATTCGCCAAAAGAAGAATACACTCGCACACTGATTAATGCCGCACCGTCATTATTGTAATTTATGCTACATTCAGGGCAGGTTTATCCTGCCCTTTTATCTATATCCATTATGCAATCAATTCAAATTACCCAAACGATTTATACGGATTTACTTATTGTCGGTTCAGGTATTGCCGGGCTTGCGGCGGCAGTTGAAGCGGAACGACTTGGGCTGAAAACGACGTTAATCAGCAAAACGCCTATTGGTTCAGGCGCAAGTTTCTTTCCGTTAAAAGCCACACTGGGCATTCAAGTGACCGGTGAAAATGATTCGGAAAAATTCCAACAAGATATTGAACGTGTCGGTAAAGGCAGAACCAATCCAAAAGTAGTGAAAGCCTATATTGAAGACTCGCCCCAAGCGATTGGATTACTCGAAAAAATCGGCTTTAAGCCTTGGCTACGCAACGACAATCGCCCAGCCTGTTTCGCCGAGTATCCCCGCCCTATTTATCTGATCAATAATTGGCGGGAAGCCGCTCAACGGGCGAAACAAATTCTTGATAGCCAATCCACTAATGTTTATGAACAAGCGACACTACTGCATATCGTTACCGAACAAAATCAAGTGCAAGGAGCGGTGTTTAGCCTAAATATAAGCGGTCAAATTTGCTATATTTTTTGCAAAACCAGCCAAATCATTTTAGCAAGCGGTGGCATTGCCGGCTTGTATAAAGACAATCTTTATCCGGCGGATATTATCGGCTCAACGCATTCCATCGCTCAACAAGCCGGTGCAAAATTGACTAATCTCGCTTTTATTCAATTTATCCCCTCGTTTGTCGAACCGAAATACAAAGTGTTATTTGGCGAACATACGCTGAAATACGTCACTAAAATTACCGATGAAAACGGGCAAGATCTGTTCTCGCATCTCACTCAAACACAATTTCAACAAATGATGTTAGCCCGCAGCCATTATGCGCCGTTTAGTGTGGATTTCCCTTGTGTCGAATTCGATTTGGTGATGATGAAACATTTATTGGCTAACCCACAGCAAAAAGGCATTTACCTGCACTATAGCCCAGAGCTTTATCAAGATAAGCAAGAGTTTTATACGGTTTATCTCAACTGGTTACGTCAAGAAGTAGGGATAGATTTAGTTAAAGATAAGATTGCGATTGCGCCATTTGCACATAGCTGCAACGGCGGAATTGAAATTGATGAATACGGTGAATCTTGTGTCGCCGGATTGTTTGCGATTGGTGAAATCGCCCATTGTATTGAAGGGGCAAACCGCTTAGGTGGAAATTCGGTTGGAGGAGGATTAGTATTCGCCAAACGGGCGGTAGTACAAGCGGTCAAAAATTTGCAAAAAATTACCAAAATTCAACCGCTTGCAAACACTGACACTTATCGTTTACAGGCTGAAAAAGTGCTTAACCGGTTAAACAATCCAAACGGCGATAATTCCCTGCTTGCCAGTGAGCTACTCAAACAAATTCGTGAACAAATGGCTCGTTTTGCTAATGTGTATCGCACCAAAGCCAACTTAACCTTACTGTTGAACGAACTGCAACAGCTCGAAAAACGTTTTAATCCGCTTGCTCATCATCAGCAACAAGGCATCGAAATCTTTTATGCACTGAAAACTGCACAACTTGTCGTTTCTCAGATGCTAAACGAACCGAATAGTTTAGGCGCGCATTACTTATGCTGATGAGCAGTAAAACAAAATACAAAAATAAAGGGCAAGATTTTATCTTGCCCTTTTGATCATCCATTTAATGATTATTTGCCCCAAACTTCTTCGCTGATTTCACGAATAAAGTTCAGTTTTGCCCATTGTTGCTCTTCCGTCAGAATATTACCTTCTTCGGTTGACGCAAAGCCACATTGCGGACTTAAACAAAGCTGATTAATGTCCACATATTGTGCCGCTTCTTGAATACGAGCAATTACTTCATCACGATTTTCTAATTCACCGTCTTTTGAGGTGATTAAGCCTAAAACTACTTGTTGATCTTTGATAAAACGTAACGGTTTGAAATCACCCGAACGATCAGAATCGTACTCTAAGAAGAAACCGTCAATGCGACAGGTGCCGAATAAAGTTTCCGCCACCGGCTCATAACCGCCTGCCGAGAACCACGTTGAACGGAAGTTACCACGACAAATATGCATAGTAATTGCAATATCATCCGCTGGTTTTGCATCAATGATTTTATTAACCATATATACGTAATCTTTGGCAATTTGGTCTAAATCTAAACCACGTGCTTTATAGGCTGCACGTTTGTCCTCGGCACAAAATTCACCCCAGCTGGTATCATCTAATTGTAAATTGCGGCAACCTAATTTATAGAACACGTTCATCGCTTTAATATACGCATCGGCAATATCGTCTAACAATAATTGGTTGTTATTTTCATAACGTGCAATCGGCTGGTAATCTTCCGTACGTACATTGGTAATCAAATGTAACATTGAAGGTGATGGGATAGTAAATTTCACTTCCGTTTCACCGGCAATTTTTTGTAACGAACGGAAATGTTCTACAAACGGGTGCGATTCCGAAAAATCCACTTTATCAACAATCTTAATTGTTTTCGGACGTACGCTGTGGTGTTTAAATTGTACCGAGAACTTCTCTGCGTCCACTTCCTGAATACCGTCTAATGCGGCTAAAAAATCCATATGCCAGAACGTACGGCGAAATTCGCCGTCAGTTACCGCGTGTAAACCTACTGCTTTTTGATGTTCAACTAATTTTGCAATTTCCGCATCTTCTACTTGGGTTAAATCCGCACATGAAATATCGCCGCATGAACATTGCTGACGAGCTTGTTTAATCGGATCCGTACGTAAAAAGCTACCGACAATATCAAAACGGTAAGGTGCAGAAGTACGTTGCGTTGCCGTAGGGAATAATTGAGACATTGTGTTTCCTTGTAATCATTAAAATATAAATTTCACTGAATTCTAACAAATTTTATTTTTTAATCATCTGAAAAAATTTTGAGATAATTATGAATAATATTCATATTGAGTTTAATGTATCGTGACCTAACAAGCGGTTAAATTTGCATAAAAATTTGCAAATCGTCCCTCGATTATTCCGCTAATGTGACGGAATAAAACGAAGTGTAACCAAACGGGCTTTGCACAAAACCTTGCACACGCTTACTGACCGGCACATAGTTAATCGCATGCGCAATCGGAATTATCGGTGTATTTTTTTGGAAAATTTCGACCGCTTGTTGATATAACTGCTGACGTTCAGAGGTATTTTGTGTTTGTACCGCTTTTTGTAATAAGCCTTCAAATTCGTTATCCGTCCAACGTGAATAATTGGTACCCGGAATATTTTCTTTGCTTAATAGTGGAAACAGGAAATTGTCCGGATCGCCGTTACGACTTGTCCAGCCGTAAGTGCCGGCTGAAAATTCGCCTTCACGAGTTCGCTTATTAAAATCCGCCCATTCGTAGCTCACTAATTTCGCTTTTACCCCGATTTTCGCCCAATCCGCTTGAATAATTTCTGCAGTGCGTCTTGGATTCGGATTTGACGGACGCACCACCGGCTGTACCCAAATTTCGGTTTCAAAACCGTTTGGATATCCTGCCTCAGCTAATAATTTTTTGGCTTTTACCAAATCAAATTCATACTGAACCAAATTTTTATTATAACCAAGCACCGAACTTGGGAACGGATTAATCGCTACCGTACCGCCACCTTGGAACACCGCATCAACAATCGCTTTTTTATCGGTAGCGTGTTGTAGTGCTTGGCGCACCTTCACATTATCTAATGCCACTTTTTTGGTATTGAGTCCGATATATGCCAGATTTAAACCTTCACGCTCAAATAACGTCACTTTCGGATCTTGTTTCATTTGTGCAATATCGGCGATATTCGGGAAATCAATTACATCACATTCACCGGCTTTCAATTTAGCATAGCGTGTACCGGCATCGGGTGTAATCGCAAAAATTAGTCGCTCAAACTTTGCTTTACCCTGCCAATAATTCGGATTAGCTTTATAACGTACCGCCTGGTCAGTTTGATAAACCTGAAACTCAAACGGCCCCGTACCAATCGGCTGTTGGTCCAATAATTCCGACTTACCTTCCGCTAATAATTTATCCGCATATTCTTTTGAATAAATCGATAAGAAATCCATTGCAACTGTGGTAAGAAACGGACTATTCGGCTGATTTAGCGTCATTTTCACCGTATGTTCATCCACTTTCTCAACCGACTTTAAAATTTTCGGCAAATTCATCCATTGATAATAGAAATAAGTACCGCCGGAAACATTGTAGTAGGGGTGACTTTTATCCGCCTGACGCTGAAACGAAAATACCACGTCATCAGCATTTAAATTGCGACTTGGGGTAAATAACTTGTTACTGTGAAACTGTATGTCTTTACGTAGATGGAAAGTATAGGTTAAGCCGTCTTCACTTACTTCCCATTTTTCCGCCAAACTCGGCTCAACCTCAATTTTACCGGCTTTAAATGCTAATAAACGGTCATAAATTTGCTGAGAACTGGCATTAAAGTCATTGGCATCATTAGTAATTGCAGGGCTTAATTTTTGGGGTGCGGTTGCAACACAATTCACTAACGTATTTGCCGGCGCGGCTGTAAGCAACGATGAAAAGCTAATCAAAGGTAGGGCTAAAAAAATCTTAGAAAAACGCATAAAAAAGTCCTCATTCAAACTCATTTCGCGAACATAGAATATTTTTAGATGAATTTGAAATAACAAAATCCACATTCTTATAACCAAATCACTATATCTTTCACAGGTTTGTAAATTTAGTATTTTTCACCATTTTGGGGATAAAAAATAAAAAACGTATCAAACCCTATATAACCGATATGATTTAGAATTATTCACTAAATAATTAAAAAATAATCACATAACTCTCTAAGTGAAAATAAAGTTTTAGCTAGATCACAAAATTGACATTTTTTACTTGTTTCTTATAACCAGAAGATTATGATCAGACAAAATTTTTATAATTCTGCAAATTAAATAGGAGAGTTTTATGGCTACGCCATCTAATCGTTTTTCCCTTACTTGGGTACTAAACCTCTTTGGTACGGCTGTTGGTGCGGGTGTTTTATTTTTACCGATCAACGCCGGTATGAGTGGTTTTTACCCATTAATTATCATGACTTTATTAGTTGGACCGATGACTTACCTCGCACACCGAGGACTTGCTCGTTTTGTACTTTCTTCAAGTAAACCGGGTAGCGATATTACCAACGTAGTACGTGAACATTTCGGTGAAAATGCCGGTAAATTTATTACTTTACTCTACTTCTTCGCAATCTTCCCGATTCTATTAATTTATGGCGTAGGTATCACCAATACGGTCGGTTCATTTATTGAAAACCAATTGCATATGGCTGTACCGCCTCGTGCATTACTATCCGGTGTATTAATTGCGGTAATGATTAGCGTGATGTTGCTTAGCGAACAAGCGATGTTAAAAATCACCACTTACTTAGTTTACCCATTAGTATTAATCCTATTCGGTTTATCTATTTACCTGATTCCAGAATGGAACGGTGCGGCATTACAACAAATGCCAAGCACAGGTGATTTCTTAACTACTTTATGGTTAACAATTCCGGTATTAGTGTTTGCTTTTAACCATTCACCGGCAATTTCATCATTTGCGCTTTCACAGCAAAAACATTATCAAGATCCGCAAAAAACTGAAGTTGAATCAAGCAAAGTATTACGTTCAACCGCAATAATCTTAGTGTTATTTGTTATGTTCTTCGTTTTCAGTTGTGTATTAACGCTAACACCTGAAGAATTAGCACAAGCGAAAGCACAAAATATTTCAATTTTGTCTTACTTAGCAAATAAATTCGATAACCCGATTATTTCTTACTTTGGACCTTTCGTAGCATTCTTAGCTATCGGCAGCTCATTCTTCGGTCACTATTTAGGTGCGCGTGAAGGTTTAGAGGGCTTAGTGAATCAGTTACGTGATAAACCGATTGAATCGGCAAAATTCA encodes the following:
- a CDS encoding ABC transporter permease translates to MEIVLRLLLRRLMALPIMILGVTALVFLVLQFTPGDPATVALGESATEAAKEIYREQHGLNDPVIVQYFRFLGNLLVLDFGMTTPPEQPIIDMIAKAFPLTLQLTFIGVFLAAIVSFSLGILAALYRDRWIDQVIRLVSVAAVATPSFWLGILLIQYFSLKLDWLPSGGFVSFSEDPNEYFRSMILPSLALAVPVCASLIRVVRTTMVEEMDKDYVRTAIGNGVPYSTVIRHNVLRNALITPVTVLGLRVGYLLGGAVVIEQIFDLPGMGKLIFNGIVNHDLHLVQGVVLTIAFTFVLVNIIVDILYLLINPKIRSL
- the bcp gene encoding thioredoxin-dependent thiol peroxidase, with the protein product MNTLKAGEQAPQFTLLDQHEQPVSLSQFAGKKVLVYFYPKALTPGCTTQACGLRDSKSELEELNVVVLGISPDLPKKLAQFVEKKALNFTLLSDADHQVAEAFGVWGEKKFMGRTYDGIHRISFLVNEQGIIEQVFDKFKTGEHHQMVVDFVKGTK
- a CDS encoding ABC transporter substrate-binding protein, which gives rise to MASHFDYSESRRHFMKLMAGVGAGFAFSGTLGTFSNSAFAATGKSIEAGIAYPISTGFDPLTSSGASSLAANLHIFEGLVDLHPATRQPYLALAAKEPEQKDEVTYHITLREGATFHDGKPVTTEDVVYSFERVLDPAKASLFAQFIPFIASVKALDDKVVEFKLKYPFALFKERLTIVKIVPKHIVEAGQSAFDAKPIGSGPYKFVSATKDDRIVFEANTAYNGIYPAKVDKMTWFLLSDDAARVTAQESGRVQAIESVPYLDAERLKRKGKVESVQSFGLLFLMFNCEKAPFDNPKVRQALHYGLDTQKLIDIVFLGNAKAASSYVQDTHPDYVKAASQYDFDKAKAEALLAEAGITSLTFELLATDHAWVKECAPLILESWNALKGVKVSLKHLQSGALYGAHVDKGAFEVVIAPGDPSVFGNDLDLLLSWWYRGDVWPKRRFRWANTPEYAEVQKLLDEAVRAKTPLDAKAAWEKAINIIAQQVPLYPIVHRKLPTAWSDKSLTGFQPLPTTGLSFLGVERK
- the hemW gene encoding radical SAM family heme chaperone HemW gives rise to the protein MNLALPPLSLYIHIPWCVQKCPYCDFNSHAQKGVIPEAEYIQHLLADLSQDLTAYQAAIGDRKIHSIFIGGGTPSLFSAEGIAYLLAEVEKRIPFEENIEITLEANPGTAEAERFLGYAQGGVTRISMGIQSFEPEKLLKLGRIHDSNEAKQAVIFAQNSAKSGLQSFNIDLMHGLPNQSVAQALDDLRQGIALAPPHLSWYQLTIEPNTMFYYRQPTLPDDDELWDIFEQGHQLLTAAGYEQYETSAYAKKGYQCRHNLNYWRFGDYLAIGCGAHGKISYPTGEIYRFSKTKHPKGYMRGEYRYSQDLIELADRPFEFFMNRFRLLEATPKQEFEFYTGLDREIVRPTMDWALSKNYITETEKYWQITQHGKLFLNELLEGFLE
- the gmhB gene encoding D-glycero-beta-D-manno-heptose 1,7-bisphosphate 7-phosphatase, which translates into the protein MANKAIFLDRDGTINIDHGYVHQIDDFQFIEGVGKALKQLQDKGYLLVLVTNQSGIARGYFSEEQFNQLTEWMDWSLDEDYRVVLDGIYYCPHHPEGKGEYKEDCDCRKPKAGMFTQAIADLDIDPAQSYMVGDKLEDLLAAEAAGVKTKVLVRTGKAVTAEGEAKADLVLDSLVDLVRYIK